The uncultured Bacteroides sp. genomic sequence CTACGGCAATGTAATGAATGGCAGGCTGCACCGGAGTAGATGGATCGGCTTGTTCCCAAGCCTTAACTTCGGCCCTTAATCTTTTCCATAATTCTTTTGGTGGATATTCACCCAGAATACCCATCCTCTTTGAATAGAGATTGCCATAATATGCCACAATCCTTTTGAAAGGCAGGATAGCCCCTTTCATGGGGTAAGGCTGATGCTTTACGGGCCATCTTCCGGTAGTGTCTCCATTGGCCAATGCTTTTAATTTCTTATTGTAGGCAACTGTATCAATGTTTATTCCTTCTTTTCCGGGTATATCAATTTTTGTTTTTTCTGTTTTTCTTTCATTGGCTTTCGATTTTATTTTCTCAAAGCACCCGGTAAGAGTGCAGCTTAACATAATCGTTGTAGAAAGGAGTATTGATATTGCTGTTTTATTCATATAATTAAAGATGGATACGCAGGCAATGTATAAATAAAGAATTGCATATACAAGTAAGAAGCATAAAAATGAATTGTTTTCTATTAAAATTAGTCGGTTAATTGTATTTGAAATAATTATTAGCGTTATGTTTTTCTTATCTTTGTCTGGAATAAAAAACAATAGCTATGTCTGTAATTATGAATTTTGCCATCTTCCCAATTGATAAAGGGGAACATGTGAGTCAATACGTAAAGAAAGTAGTGGAGATGATAGACGCTTTGCCCTATAAAAGCCAGCTTACATCAATGGGTACTATTGTAGAATGTGAAACGATGGATCAATGCTTATCGGTCATCTCTAAAGCGAATGCTATATTAGAGCAGGATACTAATCGTATATATTGTACTGCTACGTTTGATAATAAGCCTGGTAAAAGTGACCAAATGGAACATAAGATTAAAGCGGTAAGAGAAAAATAGGAGAGAACTGGAATTAACTCTCCCTCTATAGCTATTTTTATTTCTCTTTAAGCCTGTCTTAAAATGCTTGTTACTTTTTTCTTGAAGAGATTTTTTTTCCTTCGGCTATGGTAAGCTTACTCACATACTTTTTGGCTGGGTTTGCACCTTTGGCAAGAAGCAAATCGGCAGACTCTTTGCGGTTATATTGCTGTGCCCAGTATAATGCAGTGTTGCCCTCTTTATCCTGTGTTTCCAGTTGGGTACCCTTATCAAGAAGCAGATTCACTATTTCAGTATACTTAGAATAATTTTCAGAGGTTACATCTTTTGCCGCCGCTGCATGCATTAAAGCTGTTTTTCCGTTTGCGTCCTGCGCATCTGTTTTTGCCCCTTTATCAAGAAGTGTTTTAACGATATCCGGTCTTGCGTTCAAAGTAGCCTTAATTAAAGGAGTCTCTCCGGTGTTGAGAGGCAGATCAATATTAGCACCTTTATCAAGCAGAGTCAGAACTCGTTTTGTAGATTTTAGGCAAGCTAATGACAAGGGTGAGTTCCCCATCTGATCTTGCGCATTTATTATTGCCCCCTTTTTAATAAGCAGGTTTATAATCTTTATGCTCTCGTTGTCCTTCTCCTTAACGTCAGAGTTGGCTGCACACATTAGAGGAGTTTGCCCCGTGGAACTCTGAGAGTTGGTATTTGCACCCTTGTCAATCAGGAGCTGTACCATTTCAAGATTTGTGTATTGCGCTGCCTGCATCAAAGGAGTTTCCCCGTATTTACTAAGACCATCTGCTTTGGCACCACTCTTCAGAAGCAGTTTTGCCATATCGGTTTGTCCATGAATGATGGCCAACTGCAAAGCGGTAGGTCCGTATTTGGCTGATGGCATTTCAATATCAGCCTTCTTGCTTATAAGTATTTTAGCCGTTTCGGGCAATCCTTTCGATGCCGTTATCATTAAAGCCGTCATACCCTCTAAATTCTGTGTATTCAGGTTTGCACCATTTTCAACCAGAAGCTTTGTATCTTCCTTATTCTCGCCGACCTCTTTACCATTCACACGTAAACGATTGGCTGCATGCATTAAAGCTGTGTTGCCGCATGCATCCTGTATGTCCAGCTTAGCCCCATTCTCAATCAGAATTCTTGCCGATTCATGATAGCCGTATATTATAGCCTTCATTAGAGCTGTTAATTTACCTTGGGCAGAAGTCGTTTCTGCATGAACCACTTCTTGGAAGTTTGGATTGGCCCCCTCATTGATAAGAAGTTTAATAATTTCGGGATACTCTATAGCAGCAATAATGGCAGTCCTTGTAGTGGCGCATGTATCGTGATAGTCACTCAATTCATTGACATTTATTCCCTTAGTATTAATCAGCAGTTTAGCTATTTCTGGTTGATGCGCACGTATGCAAGAAACCAAAGCCGTTTCCCCGTTCTGTTTTACATTAGGATCTCCACCATTGTTCAGATAGTTATTTGCAGTCTCTATATTTTGAAACACTTCGCTAAAAGATACCTGACTGACAGTTACTTTTTTTACTGTAGTTTTTGCTTTTTTAGAAGTAATTCTTTCTTTTGTAGTCTGGGCATTTGTTGTCAAAGATGACAAAGCCAATGCAGTCAGGAAGAAAAATTTAAATGATTTCATTTCTTATGTCTGATTCTCGTTTAAAATATAGAAATTTTGCTTTAGTATATTCTCCGTATAGTGTTGCTTATCCTATATGCCAACTCTCATCTTTTGATTAATTATTACAATAGATGAGTTTCTTCTTTTGGGCATGGTGAAAATACTGTAATCTATAGCATTGGTACAAAGTTAATATAAATATTCCTCTTTATATTATTAAACCCGCTGGCTGAATAAATTAATATCTATTTATTCAGCCAGCGGGTTTTTAACTTAGCCTCTTATGAGACCATTCTACAAGTGCTTATTTAAAAAGCTTCGGTGCAAAAACAGATAAATAAATACGCCAATTGCGCCAGATATGTCCACCGTCAGTTTCTACATACTCATATTTATAACCCTTGGAGTCAAGTAACTTCCGCCATTCCTGATTGTCCTTATACAGGAAGTCAGAGTTACCAATACCTATCCAATACAATTTAGGAGCAATCTTGAATTGTGCAGCCAGTTCTTTTTCTGTCTGAGTCATTAGAACGGTCTTTTCAGCTTCCGAAATATTTTTGTTGTAGGTCATTAGTGTAGCAGCAGAGAAAAGACCTACATAATCAAATTTATCAGGATATTTTTTGGAGATAGTCAAAGAATGACCGCCACCCATTGACAGACCGCAGATAGCACGATGAGCTTTATCATTGATTGTGCGATAGTTTTTCTCGACATAATTCATAACATCAGGAAAACTCTCTTCCATTGAATTAACAGGTTTCTGACTGTATATGTTCATTGATGGTCTGTACATACCTTCAGCAGCTTCACCTGGGGCAGCTTGTTTTGTAGGGTTACCGTTCGTCATTACCACAATCATGGGCACTGCCTTATTCATGGCTATCAGGTTGTCCATAATCTGTGCCGAACGCCCCAAAGCAATCCATGCCTCTTCATCACCACCTGCTCCATGAAGGAGGTAAAGAACAGGATATTTCTTGCCACTTGTTTCATAGCCGGCGGGAGTGTAAATGGTCATTCTACGCTGCATTTTCAGTGTAGGACTGTTGTACCATACGCGTGAAACTGTTCCGTGAGGAACATTATTCACACTGTATAAATCCCCTTTGGAACCTTGCTCTCCCTTAATAATAAGTATGTTTGTTATCGAGGCAACATCGCGATTCAGATACACATTATTAGGATCGGTTACTGAAATTCCGTTAACTATAAAAGAATAACTGTATAGCTCTGGAGAAAGAATGCTGGATGTGAAAGACCAGATACCTTTTTCATCTTTGCTCATGCTGACTTTTGTTGGTGTATCAAAAGTGCCATAAGGCGTATTTGTTTTTGTCGGTGGAAGAAAATCACCAGTTATCTCCACGGAATCAGCATGAATGGCATTATAGCGAAACGTAACAGTGTGATCAGGATTTATCTCGGGTGAAACAATATTTTGACCACCCCACAATGCCTGTTGTGCCATTGCAGTTACACTCATTAAGGTAATTGCAATCAAAGAAAATAATTTTCTATTCATAATTAAAATATATTAGATATAAAGGTAAAAGCTACTTTTCTGATTTATATGTTATTAGTCTGTTTGAGGAGTTAATAATCACACAGTTAATCTTTGAATTGTGTTTTTATGGTACATATTCCGGGATTATAAAGTTGTGCCAAATTTGCCTTAACATAAGCCTTTACCCGAATTTATGAAAAAGATTCGTCCATAATAGTAGTATTGTTTACTAAGTAAATATGCTAATTATTAGCGTATGTTAAACTATTAAGTAAGTAAAAAAGCCAACCATTGCTTTTAAAAGCTATTGGCTGGCTTAATGATTTTTTGATAGAAGTAACCATTTTATTTTGACTGTATTTTTTTTACACCATTTTTCCACTGTAAAAAAGATTACTATAAATAAAAAATGATATAGATCTATTTTGCTTTTTTGCTTTTATCGGGTTTTACTTCCGGTTTTGCCTCTTTTTTACCAGCTTTCATCTCTGGTTTAGTACATTTCTTGTCACCTTTCATTTCTGCCTTAGCATCTTTCTTAGTAACTTTCACTTCTTCTTTAGCACCCTTCTTTTGAGCTTTTACAGCAGTTGTAGCTTCTTTTTTAACCTCTGCTTTTTTAGTTGTACCTTGAGCATTTGCTCCAAAACCTGCAATTAATACGAAAGCAACGAATAAAACTAGTTTTTTCATAATTTCAAGAATTTAAAAGTTCAACATAATATTAGGAAATTTGTGGATTGAAAGATAGCAAATTAACGATTGATAGATTTTAATATTAATAAAAATTAACTATTTTAACATGAACGCATTTTAGGGGCACTGAGATCTTTGTTTAGACTTTAATGTCAACAGGATAATTATTTTTTTTACTATTAGAAGGTTTGTATTCTCAAGTAAATATTATCTTTGTGGTGAGTGTCTATGTTCTAATGGAGGCTGTAATTGTATCTGAATTTACTGCTTCTAATTTAAGAGAATATACTATTCTTTACATTAGAAATTAACCATAAAATGAATATGAAAAACATCTGTATTTTATTCACAATGATCATTCTATCTTTTGTTCCGGGAAAGGCCATGTCACAGGAAAAAGAAGATATGAGCTTTGAACTGAATTCTTTGTCAGGCGAATCGGTCAGAGTTAATTTGGAACTGGATGATGTGAACGAAAAAATTATCTTGAAGCTGAACTCGAAGGAAATGCTCTGTCTTAATAATTGCAAAGGATTAGATGACGAAATGAAGGTGCTGAACAATAGGTTTATTGTGATTCACTATAAAGTCAGAGGAGGAAGTGATATTAAGCTGAGGAAGACTACATTGGTCTGTGTTGCCGACGGTAAATTGCACAACGCTTTGGATATTGTTTCAACAATGAGTCATAATATTGGAGATTTAAAAGCAAATGAGGATGAGTCTTTAAAACAATCTGACGAATGCGGGTTATATACTCTTAAATTAATTAGCCTGGAAAATCAGGGAAGAGGCTTTCTTCTCACTGCTGTTGAACATGAAATGGAAAGCTCGAAAGCTGATAAGCAAAACAATTTTGAAAGGGAAGATTCTGTGAAGATGTTTTTTGATGATGTGAATAAGGTCTTTTATACCAAAATGATTGCCCTGAATGGTCGGTATATGGTTGAAGGGGAATCGGATTCATTGAGAAATTTTAAAAATAGGCTTGTTCCTTTTATTAGTCTGAATAATGAAGAGAGTGTTTATCTTGATAAAGACTGGTATTATATGGAACCAGGCAACAGGCTGGTAAAAGTGACAGATTAAATAATAAAAGAATTGCTAAAGAGAGTGGGCAATTATGTGATGTTTTCAAACCAATAGAGTGAGCCCCGCTTACTGTTCATCAATTTATTAGTCCAAAATTACAGCTAATATGTATGTTTTTTAATATAAATGTACATATCTCTATTCCTGGAACGGTCATTATTTCGGATTTTTGCAGGAAATGTATTTAAAATTCGAAAAGAAATGAAAATTTTAAAATTGAGTTTTTTTGTAGCGTTCATATTGCTGGCAATGTCTGTTTCAGCACAAGACGCTGTTAAAAAACAAAATCTCCAGAAACAAATTACAGGTGAAGACTTGTTAGGTCTTAAATCAGGTGCCGATCCTTTGAAAGCAAACCGCGGAACTGCTGGGAAATCTAGAAAGAAGGGGCGTCCTGTTGTTTTTATAATAGGTGATTCTACAGTGAAGAACGGAAAAGATGACGGCAGTAACCACCAGTGGGGTTGGGGACATTTTTTTAGTGACATGGTTGATACAACAAAAGTATCGGTTGAGAACCATGCATTGGGTGGACGTAGTAGCCGCACATTCATTACTGAAGGACTTTGGGACAAAGTGCTTTCGGCAGTAAAACCCGGAGATTATGTATTGGTACAGTTTGGACATAATGATAGTGGCACGCTCAATATGGGTCGCGCCCGTGCCTCACTTAAAGGTAATGGTGACAATGACACTATTGTTGTGATGGAAACTACCGGAAAGAAAGAAACTGTTAATTCTTTTGGTTGGTATATGCGTAAATATGCGAAAGATGTTAAAGCTAAAAAAGCAACTCCGATTTTATTATCACACATTCCTCGTAACATGTTTACAACTAAAGATAGTGTAGCTGTTATAAGAAATAATGACGGTTTCGGACTTTGGACCAAGGAAGCTGCTGCAATGGAAAAAGTTCTCTATATTGATTTGAATAAGCTTGCGGCTGATAAACTAGACAAAATGGGAAAAGATGCCATTCAGTTGTTATACTACGGTGATCATACCCATACATCGAAAGCCGGAGCAATATTAAATGCTCAAGCTGTTGCTGAAGGTATCCGCGAACTGAAAAATTGTAAACTTAAAGATGCTTTAAAGAAATAGCATTATAGAGAACTAGAATAGGAGAAAGTCCTTAATTCAGAAGCTTTAAGTTGTTTGAATTAAGGACCTTTTTTTCGTTATTATAGTGATAGATAACTTTAGTTGAATAAGATTTAAGCTAAATTATGTAACTTATAATCAGTTATATAACTCTCTTTATTTATTATTACTAAACGAAAGTATGTTTTGTTAATTGATTTGTGGCTCTTTAGCTTTTTGTCTAACTTGCGCCGTCTTTCAATTAGAACTAATAAATTAATTTGTAAGAGAGCTTATGGAAAGGAAAATCCTATTTGTAGTGATTCCGCTTTTTATTATTGGAGTGTTGTTACTGCTTTTACATTAAAGGCAGAAGAAAAAATATTGCTAAAATAGACTACTATTGCCGTTCGATTCATTATAAGTTCTTATCTTTGTTTTATAATTTTGTTTAATCAGAATAATTATAAAATAGATGAATAAAGTGTATAAGTTTTTGTTTTGTCTTATGCTGATAGGCATAGGAATTACTCGGGTAAGTGCTCAGCAAAAGAATGAGCCGACAAAGCAGAAGGTTGCTGCCGACGAAAGAGGATATATTGTAAAAGTGGGCGACATTGCTCCCGATTTTGAGCTTACACTTACTGACGGTAAGAAGGTAAAGCTGTCTCAGTTGAAAGGAAAAGTTGTAATGCTACAGTTTACTGCAAGTTGGTGTGGTGTATGCCGTAAGGAGATGCCTTTTATTGAAAGTGACATCTGGCAGAAAAATAAGGATAATAAGGAATTTGTGTTGATGGGTATTGACCGTGACGAACCGTTGAATACTGTGACTGGCTTTAAGGCTCAGACAAAAATTACTTATCCGCTGGGACTGGATCCTGGAGCCAATATCTTTGCTAAGTATGCTGACCGCGAAGCTGGAATTACCCGTAATGTGCTTATTGACAGAACTGGTAAAATTGTAAAAATGACGCGTTTGTATAATGAAGAGGAGTTTGCCGGTTTGGTGAAAGAAATTGAAAGTCAGCTGGGAACTACTGGTAAATAATCACAAACCCATTCTGTGTTGAGAATATATAGCTTCAGATTGCTATTAAAAATAAGAGAGGGCATTTCCACCAGGGAGTGCCCTCTCTATGATTACCTGAATCAGACCTGCTCTGCTTTATAACCAGCTTTTTCTATCTGACGGATAATTTCCGCAGCTTCTTTATCTGTTTCTATAGTCAGAACTTTGTCTTTAGAGTTCACATCAATAAACCACTGTTCTGGTTTTGCAATTTCGTTAAGACTTTTGCCAATGGTAGCAACGCATCCGCTGCACATGGCACTTGTTTTGAACTTTAATGTTTTCATATTCAGTTTGTTTTTATAAGTTCTTGTTTATTTTTTCTCTTTTTCATTGGTATTGGGTGCTAATACAGCTGTACATTTCACCTTATCAAAAGATTTAATCAGCTTTTCAGGAGTTGTTTTCTCTGCATCGTACTTAATCACTACAGTTCGTGCGGGAACATCGGTCTTTATTTCTTTTACTCCTTTTTCAAAACGAAGCATATTGGTAACTTTTGCTTCGTGAAGTTCACAAACCATCTTTTCTACTTTGAGGGTTACACTTTTGATATCTTTTGCTGAAACACTTGTGAATGCGAAAAAGATCGCTACGATTGAAAGAAAAATTCTTGTTTTCATAATCTTGTTTTTTATTTATTTATTCTGTTATTCTTGGTAAATTAAAACGAATTCCAACATAGAACTTGCTTCCATGTTGCACAGGTCCCCATATCATTGTAGAATCAAAATTCTTCCCATAAGGATCATTTGCAGCAATGATAGGATTCATCTGTGTAAAGTTGGTCAGATTCTCTGCTCCGATATAGATAGATCCTAAACGGAAGAAGCGGGTAATCTGAGCACTCAGCTGCGGGTAGCCTTTATAGCGTTCATCCCATGAGGGAGTTCCATCTGCATTGATATAGGGTGAAGGCATGCGTCCGCCACCATTGAACTGAAGAGTAGCATCGAACTGCCATATTTTTAATGGCGTTTGATAAGATGCCGTAAGTAGTCCTTTATATTTTCCGGTAAGCGGTTTCTCTCTCAACACTCCGTCATAGGTTGTTTTTACGTCTGTTATACGATAAGCAGCAGTAAGTGTAAAACCTTTAAAGAAAGGGTAGGAGGCTTCTACCTGAAAGTTCTTTGCATACGATTTTCCGTTGAGGTTATAAAAACTCACAGCGTGAGGATCTGCATCCATGTCGGCAACTACTTGTTTTACAAAATCTGTATAGTAATACTCGGTATTGATGTTCATCGTTTTTCCTCCAATGGGAAGGTAAAACGATGAACTGAT encodes the following:
- a CDS encoding MTH1187 family thiamine-binding protein, which produces MSVIMNFAIFPIDKGEHVSQYVKKVVEMIDALPYKSQLTSMGTIVECETMDQCLSVISKANAILEQDTNRIYCTATFDNKPGKSDQMEHKIKAVREK
- a CDS encoding ankyrin repeat domain-containing protein, whose protein sequence is MKSFKFFFLTALALSSLTTNAQTTKERITSKKAKTTVKKVTVSQVSFSEVFQNIETANNYLNNGGDPNVKQNGETALVSCIRAHQPEIAKLLINTKGINVNELSDYHDTCATTRTAIIAAIEYPEIIKLLINEGANPNFQEVVHAETTSAQGKLTALMKAIIYGYHESARILIENGAKLDIQDACGNTALMHAANRLRVNGKEVGENKEDTKLLVENGANLNTQNLEGMTALMITASKGLPETAKILISKKADIEMPSAKYGPTALQLAIIHGQTDMAKLLLKSGAKADGLSKYGETPLMQAAQYTNLEMVQLLIDKGANTNSQSSTGQTPLMCAANSDVKEKDNESIKIINLLIKKGAIINAQDQMGNSPLSLACLKSTKRVLTLLDKGANIDLPLNTGETPLIKATLNARPDIVKTLLDKGAKTDAQDANGKTALMHAAAAKDVTSENYSKYTEIVNLLLDKGTQLETQDKEGNTALYWAQQYNRKESADLLLAKGANPAKKYVSKLTIAEGKKISSRKK
- a CDS encoding alpha/beta hydrolase-fold protein encodes the protein MNRKLFSLIAITLMSVTAMAQQALWGGQNIVSPEINPDHTVTFRYNAIHADSVEITGDFLPPTKTNTPYGTFDTPTKVSMSKDEKGIWSFTSSILSPELYSYSFIVNGISVTDPNNVYLNRDVASITNILIIKGEQGSKGDLYSVNNVPHGTVSRVWYNSPTLKMQRRMTIYTPAGYETSGKKYPVLYLLHGAGGDEEAWIALGRSAQIMDNLIAMNKAVPMIVVMTNGNPTKQAAPGEAAEGMYRPSMNIYSQKPVNSMEESFPDVMNYVEKNYRTINDKAHRAICGLSMGGGHSLTISKKYPDKFDYVGLFSAATLMTYNKNISEAEKTVLMTQTEKELAAQFKIAPKLYWIGIGNSDFLYKDNQEWRKLLDSKGYKYEYVETDGGHIWRNWRIYLSVFAPKLFK
- a CDS encoding rhamnogalacturonan acetylesterase: MKILKLSFFVAFILLAMSVSAQDAVKKQNLQKQITGEDLLGLKSGADPLKANRGTAGKSRKKGRPVVFIIGDSTVKNGKDDGSNHQWGWGHFFSDMVDTTKVSVENHALGGRSSRTFITEGLWDKVLSAVKPGDYVLVQFGHNDSGTLNMGRARASLKGNGDNDTIVVMETTGKKETVNSFGWYMRKYAKDVKAKKATPILLSHIPRNMFTTKDSVAVIRNNDGFGLWTKEAAAMEKVLYIDLNKLAADKLDKMGKDAIQLLYYGDHTHTSKAGAILNAQAVAEGIRELKNCKLKDALKK
- a CDS encoding TlpA disulfide reductase family protein, whose protein sequence is MLIGIGITRVSAQQKNEPTKQKVAADERGYIVKVGDIAPDFELTLTDGKKVKLSQLKGKVVMLQFTASWCGVCRKEMPFIESDIWQKNKDNKEFVLMGIDRDEPLNTVTGFKAQTKITYPLGLDPGANIFAKYADREAGITRNVLIDRTGKIVKMTRLYNEEEFAGLVKEIESQLGTTGK
- a CDS encoding heavy-metal-associated domain-containing protein, with protein sequence MKTLKFKTSAMCSGCVATIGKSLNEIAKPEQWFIDVNSKDKVLTIETDKEAAEIIRQIEKAGYKAEQV
- a CDS encoding heavy-metal-associated domain-containing protein; translated protein: MKTRIFLSIVAIFFAFTSVSAKDIKSVTLKVEKMVCELHEAKVTNMLRFEKGVKEIKTDVPARTVVIKYDAEKTTPEKLIKSFDKVKCTAVLAPNTNEKEKK